A stretch of DNA from Arthrobacter globiformis:
GCCGGCGAAGAGCCGCACGGCATCGGAACGGAACGTTTCCTGCGATGCCGGGGTTTCCTGGGTTGCCGCGTTGGCCTGGCCGGTCATTATCTTTGTGCGCGGGGTCGTCATCTAGGCACGGGCTGTGGCGGGGACCTTGTCCAGGGACAGGCCGACGCCGAGCAGCAGGACGGCGCTCGCCAGGTGGAGAACGTTGTCCGCGCCGTTGAGGGCAATGATGTTGAGCGGCGAGCTGAGCAGGAACAGCCCGAGGATACCGACCAGCAGGTATACCGCGCCCACTGTCGTGTTGACGGTGCGTGCAAGCTGGACGTCCTTGACCCCCGCGTAGAGCAGTGCGGCGCCGATGGCCAGGTGGATCACGTTGTGCAGCGGGTTGACCTCGAAGATGATCAGGTTGGCGCCTTCGGTGGAGAAGAAGCTGACACCCGAAGTCACGGCGAAGCCGACGAGGCCCACCAAGAGGTAGACAGCTCCGAAGACTGTGGCGACAAGACGGTTAGGTGAGTTGCGCATGGCCCAAATTCCTTCCGGTTGCTGGCAGGGTCAGATGCCCTGGCCAGATTTTCGGAGCCCCGGTCGGGACTCTCGGAAGCAATTCGGGTCCGATG
This window harbors:
- a CDS encoding DUF4383 domain-containing protein; this translates as MRNSPNRLVATVFGAVYLLVGLVGFAVTSGVSFFSTEGANLIIFEVNPLHNVIHLAIGAALLYAGVKDVQLARTVNTTVGAVYLLVGILGLFLLSSPLNIIALNGADNVLHLASAVLLLGVGLSLDKVPATARA